Proteins from one Pongo abelii isolate AG06213 chromosome 7, NHGRI_mPonAbe1-v2.0_pri, whole genome shotgun sequence genomic window:
- the NPBWR1 gene encoding neuropeptides B/W receptor type 1 codes for MDNASFSEPWPANASGPDPALSCSNASTLAPLPAPLAVAVPVVYAVICAVGLAGNSAVLYVLLRAPRMKTVTNLFILNLAIADELFTLVLPINIADFLLRQWPFGELMCKLIVAIDQYNTFSSLYFLTVMSADRYLVVLATAESRRVAGRTYSTARAVSLAVWGIVTLVVLPFAVFARLDDEQGRRQCVLVFPQPEAFWWRASRLYTLVLGFAIPVSTICVLYTTLLCRLHAMRLDSHAKALERAKKRVTFLVVAILAVCLLCWTPYHLSTVVALTTDLPQTPLVIAISYFITSLSYANSCLNPFLYAFLDASFRRNLRQLITCRAAA; via the coding sequence ATGGACAACGCCTCGTTCTCGGAGCCCTGGCCCGCCAACGCATCGGGCCCGGACCCGGCGCTGAGCTGCTCCAACGCGTCGACTCTGGCGCCGCTGCCGGCGCCGCTGGCGGTGGCTGTGCCAGTTGTCTACGCGGTTATCTGCGCCGTGGGTCTGGCGGGCAACTCCGCCGTGCTGTACGTGTTGCTGCGGGCGCCCCGCATGAAGACCGTCACCAACCTGTTCATCCTCAACCTGGCCATAGCCGACGAGCTCTTCACGCTGGTGCTGCCCATCAACATCGCCGACTTCCTGCTGCGGCAGTGGCCCTTCGGGGAGCTCATGTGCAAGCTCATCGTGGCTATCGACCAGTACAACACCTTCTCCAGCCTCTACTTCCTCACCGTCATGAGCGCCGACCGCTACCTGGTGGTGTTGGCCACTGCCGAGTCGCGCCGGGTGGCCGGCCGCACCTACAGCACCGCGCGCGCGGTGAGCCTGGCGGTGTGGGGGATCGTCACACTCGTCGTGCTGCCCTTCGCAGTCTTCGCCCGGCTCGACGACGAGCAGGGCCGGCGCCAGTGCGTGCTCGTCTTTCCGCAGCCCGAGGCCTTCTGGTGGCGCGCGAGCCGCCTCTACACGCTAGTGCTGGGCTTCGCCATCCCGGTGTCCACCATCTGTGTCCTCTATACCACCCTGCTGTGCCGGCTGCATGCCATGCGGTTGGACAGCCACGCCAAGGCCCTGGAGCGCGCCAAGAAGCGGGTGACCTTCCTGGTGGTGGCGATCCTGGCGGTGTGCCTCCTCTGCTGGACGCCCTACCACCTTAGCACCGTCGTGGCGCTCACCACCGACCTCCCGCAGACGCCGCTGGTCATTGCTATCTCCTACTTCATCACCAGCCTGAGCTACGCCAACAGCTGCCTCAACCCCTTCCTCTACGCCTTCCTGGACGCCAGCTTCCGCAGGAACCTCCGCCAGCTGATAACTTGCCGCGCGGCCGCCTGA